In a single window of the Bacteroidales bacterium genome:
- a CDS encoding rod shape-determining protein translates to MGLFSFLNKEIAIDLGTANTIIIENDKIVVDEPSIVAIAENDKLIALGNKALQMHGKTHEGIRTIKPLRDGVIADFMAAELMIREMIKMGTSKSKFFSPSLKMVICIPSGSTEVEIRAVRDSAEHAGGRDVYMIFEPMAAALGMGIDVEAPAGNMVVDIGGGTTEIAVISLGGIVADKSIRIAGDDFTLDIKEYMRHQHNIKIGERTAERVKIEVGAAMADIDDIPDKFIVRGPHQMTALPIEIPVSHDEIAHCLDKSIAKVELAIISVLEKTPPELYADIHEKGIFLTGGGALLRGLDKRLTEKTNIKFHIAEDPLHAVARGTGIALKNAEKFRFLKR, encoded by the coding sequence ATGGGATTATTTAGTTTTTTGAATAAAGAGATTGCAATTGATTTAGGAACTGCAAATACTATTATTATTGAGAATGATAAAATTGTTGTTGATGAACCCTCAATTGTTGCAATAGCTGAGAATGATAAGTTAATTGCATTGGGAAATAAAGCACTTCAAATGCACGGAAAGACACATGAGGGAATCAGAACCATAAAACCGTTAAGGGATGGTGTTATCGCTGATTTTATGGCTGCTGAACTTATGATTAGGGAGATGATAAAGATGGGAACTTCTAAATCCAAATTTTTTTCACCTTCTTTGAAGATGGTAATTTGTATTCCGTCAGGCAGTACAGAAGTTGAGATTAGGGCTGTACGAGATTCTGCTGAACATGCAGGCGGAAGAGATGTATATATGATCTTTGAACCGATGGCCGCAGCATTGGGTATGGGAATTGACGTTGAAGCTCCTGCCGGTAATATGGTTGTGGATATAGGTGGCGGAACTACTGAGATAGCTGTAATTTCGCTTGGAGGTATTGTCGCTGATAAATCTATAAGAATTGCCGGAGATGACTTTACTCTTGATATTAAAGAGTATATGAGGCATCAACATAATATTAAGATAGGAGAAAGAACAGCAGAAAGAGTAAAAATTGAAGTTGGTGCCGCTATGGCTGATATAGATGATATTCCCGATAAATTCATTGTAAGAGGCCCGCATCAAATGACAGCTTTGCCGATTGAAATTCCGGTGTCGCATGATGAAATTGCTCATTGTTTAGATAAATCCATAGCTAAAGTGGAATTAGCAATTATCAGTGTACTCGAAAAAACACCTCCGGAACTATATGCAGATATTCATGAAAAAGGAATATTTTTAACCGGTGGAGGTGCATTATTAAGAGGATTGGATAAACGATTAACCGAGAAAACAAATATTAAATTTCATATTGCCGAAGATCCGTTGCATGCAGTTGCAAGAGGAACAGGAATTGCTTTGAAAAATGCTGAAAAATTCCGATTTTTAAAACGTTGA
- the der gene encoding ribosome biogenesis GTPase Der, which translates to MSNIAAIVGRPNVGKSTLFNRLTQQKKAIIHESSGVTRDRHYGKSVWNGIEFSLIDTGGYVVGSDDIFEDEIRKQVDLAIDESDVILFVVDVMTGITDLDESVAKILRKIDKPIFLVVNKVDNSSLQYDANIFYKLGLKDLFNISSINGSGTGDFLDKVVESFPVKDNNEEESELPKFAVVGRPNAGKSSLINALIGLERNIVTPVSGTTRDSINTHYNKFGHDFILVDTAGIRKKSKVSENIEFYSVMRAIRAIENSDVCLLIIDALRGVEAQDLSIYSLIQKNSKGVVVLINKWDLYEKNTNSIKKYEENIREKLAPFNDVPILFISALTKQRIFKALETSIKVFENRRQRISTPELNRVMLKEIENYQPPAHKGKYIKIKFVTQLPTHAPTFAFFCNFPKYIKDSYKRYLENKLRSHYDFTGVPLKLFFRNKSKEKK; encoded by the coding sequence ATGAGCAATATTGCTGCAATTGTAGGAAGACCAAATGTAGGGAAATCAACTTTATTCAACAGATTAACCCAACAAAAAAAAGCGATAATCCATGAGTCAAGCGGGGTTACAAGAGACCGCCATTACGGAAAATCAGTATGGAACGGAATTGAATTTTCTCTGATTGATACCGGTGGTTATGTTGTAGGCTCGGATGATATTTTTGAAGATGAAATAAGAAAACAAGTTGATTTGGCCATTGATGAATCAGATGTAATCCTCTTCGTAGTTGATGTTATGACCGGAATTACTGATTTAGATGAATCCGTTGCAAAAATATTACGAAAGATTGATAAACCAATTTTTTTGGTTGTTAATAAAGTTGATAATTCTTCTTTGCAATATGATGCAAATATTTTTTATAAGTTGGGTTTAAAAGACTTATTTAATATTTCATCTATTAACGGTTCCGGAACAGGAGATTTTCTTGATAAGGTTGTTGAATCTTTTCCTGTAAAAGATAACAATGAAGAAGAATCTGAATTACCGAAGTTTGCAGTAGTAGGAAGACCGAATGCCGGAAAATCATCATTGATAAATGCCCTGATTGGTTTGGAGAGAAATATTGTTACACCTGTTTCGGGAACAACAAGAGATTCAATTAATACTCATTACAACAAATTCGGTCACGATTTTATATTAGTTGATACCGCCGGAATCCGGAAAAAAAGCAAAGTGTCGGAAAACATTGAGTTCTATTCTGTTATGAGAGCCATCAGAGCAATTGAAAATTCAGATGTTTGTTTGTTAATAATAGATGCTTTAAGAGGAGTTGAAGCACAGGACCTCAGTATTTACAGTTTAATTCAAAAAAACAGTAAGGGTGTTGTTGTATTAATTAATAAATGGGACTTGTATGAAAAAAATACTAACTCTATAAAAAAATATGAAGAAAATATAAGAGAGAAGTTAGCACCATTTAATGATGTTCCGATATTATTTATTTCTGCATTAACCAAACAACGTATTTTTAAAGCACTTGAAACTTCAATAAAGGTATTTGAAAACAGAAGACAAAGAATTTCAACTCCTGAACTTAATCGAGTTATGCTGAAAGAAATTGAGAATTACCAACCACCGGCACATAAAGGAAAATATATTAAAATAAAATTCGTTACACAATTACCGACTCATGCTCCAACATTTGCATTTTTCTGTAATTTTCCGAAATATATTAAAGATTCGTATAAAAGATATTTAGAAAACAAGTTAAGAAGTCATTATGATTTTACGGGAGTTCCGCTTAAACTGTTTTTCAGAAATAAATCAAAAGAAAAAAAATAA
- a CDS encoding M23 family metallopeptidase, which yields MKKIKYRFNSETLNYEIDSRKFYKKIFKSFFPKFFISAVLGIIFFYIFTFFAGNPGELFTSEKNDDLKLKYELLNKELDYTVKTLETLQNRDDKVYRMIFQAEPVSASKRKAGFGGSDRYMSFKKYENSDLLINTSQKTDILSKVMLVQSESYNEIFDLVKNTEKMASCIPAIQPIALDDLTRFGSAYGKRLHPILGVWKMHTGVDLTAPRGTKIYAAGDGIVFKASGSGGGYGNIVKINHGFGYVTFYAHMYKIYVRPGQRVKRGDVIGTVGNTGLSTSPHLHYEVRINGQHVNPVNFYYEDLTDEEYHEMIEASSTAQTHIFE from the coding sequence ATGAAAAAAATTAAATACCGTTTCAATTCAGAAACATTAAATTACGAAATAGACAGCCGAAAGTTTTATAAAAAAATATTTAAATCTTTTTTCCCTAAGTTTTTTATCTCTGCTGTTTTGGGGATAATATTTTTTTATATTTTTACTTTTTTCGCAGGTAATCCGGGAGAGTTGTTTACTTCTGAAAAAAATGATGATCTTAAACTAAAATATGAACTTTTAAATAAAGAGTTGGATTATACTGTAAAAACTTTGGAGACTCTTCAAAATAGAGATGATAAGGTTTACAGAATGATCTTTCAAGCAGAGCCTGTTTCTGCATCAAAAAGGAAAGCCGGTTTTGGAGGTTCTGACAGATATATGTCATTTAAGAAGTATGAAAATTCTGATCTGCTGATTAATACAAGCCAAAAGACAGACATATTATCAAAAGTTATGCTTGTTCAATCAGAATCTTATAACGAAATTTTTGATCTTGTAAAGAATACTGAAAAAATGGCATCTTGCATACCTGCTATTCAGCCGATAGCATTGGATGATTTAACAAGATTCGGTTCAGCATACGGTAAGCGTTTGCATCCGATTCTGGGTGTTTGGAAGATGCATACAGGCGTTGATTTAACTGCACCAAGAGGGACAAAGATATATGCTGCCGGTGATGGTATTGTTTTTAAAGCTTCAGGATCAGGCGGAGGATACGGTAATATTGTAAAAATTAATCATGGTTTTGGGTATGTAACTTTTTATGCACATATGTATAAAATTTATGTAAGACCGGGGCAACGTGTAAAACGCGGGGATGTGATAGGTACTGTCGGAAATACGGGACTGTCAACTTCACCCCATTTACATTATGAAGTAAGAATAAACGGACAACATGTTAATCCGGTTAATTTTTATTATGAAGATTTAACTGATGAAGAATATCATGAAATGATTGAAGCATCATCAACTGCTCAAACACATATTTTTGAATAA